The following proteins are encoded in a genomic region of Streptomyces sp. NBC_01723:
- the bldG gene encoding anti-sigma factor antagonist BldG, which yields MDLSLSTRTVGDRTVVEVGGEIDVYTAPKLREQLVELVNDGSFHLVVDMEGVDFLDSTGLGVLVGGLKRVRAHEGSLRLVCNQERILKIFRITGLTKVFPIHTSVEEAVAATD from the coding sequence GTGGACCTGTCCCTGTCGACCCGTACCGTCGGCGATCGTACGGTCGTCGAGGTCGGTGGCGAAATTGACGTATACACCGCGCCCAAGCTGCGTGAGCAGCTGGTCGAGCTCGTGAACGACGGGAGTTTCCACCTCGTCGTCGACATGGAGGGCGTGGACTTCCTCGACTCCACGGGGCTCGGCGTGCTGGTCGGCGGACTGAAGCGGGTGCGTGCCCATGAGGGCTCGCTGCGCCTGGTCTGCAACCAGGAGCGCATTCTCAAGATCTTCCGTATCACCGGCCTCACCAAGGTGTTCCCCATTCACACCTCGGTCGAGGAAGCGGTGGCGGCCACCGACTGA
- the topA gene encoding type I DNA topoisomerase, giving the protein MSPTSETANGGRRLVIVESPAKAKTIKGYLGPGYVVEASVGHIRDLPSGAAEVPEKYTGEVRRLGVDVEHDFQPIYVVNADKKAQVRKLKDLLKDSDELFLATDEDREGEAIAWHLQEVLKPKIPVKRMVFHEITKDAIRAAVANPRQLNQKLVDAQETRRILDRLYGYEVSPVLWKKVMPKLSAGRVQSVATRLVVERERERIAFRSAEYWDLTGTFATGRAGDASDPSSLVARLQTVDGRRVAQGRDFDSLGQLKSANTLHLDEANARALAAALENTRFAVRSVESKPYRRSPYAPFRTTTLQQEASRKLGFGAKATMQIAQKLYENGYITYMRTDSTTLSDTAVSAARAQVTQLYGADYLPPQPRTYAGKVKNAQEAHEAIRPSGDRFRTPAETGLTGDQFKLYELIWKRTVASQMKDATGNSVTVKIGGAASDGRDVEFSASGKTITFHGFLKAYVEGADDPNAELDDRERRLPQVAQGDALTAEEITVDGHATKPPARYTEASLVKELEEREIGRPSTYASIIGTILDRGYVFKKGTALVPSFLSFAVVNLLEKHFGRLVDYDFTAKMEDDLDAIARGEAQAVPWLRRFYFGEGSGTGGAAEAGNGDGDHLGGLKELVTDLGAIDAREVSSFPVGNDIVLRVGRYGPYIERGEKDSENHQRADVPEDLAPDELSVELSEELLAKPSGDFELGADPATGHTIVAKDGRYGPYVTEVLPEGTPKTGKNAVKPRTASLFKSMALDTVTLDDALKLMSLPRVVGADAEGVEITAQNGRYGPYLKKGTDSRSLQAEEQLFTITLEEALAIYAQPKQRGRAAAKPPLKELGTDPVSEKPVVVKDGRFGAYVTDGETNATLRSGDSVEEITPERGYELLAEKRAKGPAKKTAKKATKKTAAKKAPAKKAAATKKTAAAKTTAAKKTTAAKSTAKKTVTKKATASRASED; this is encoded by the coding sequence TTGTCCCCGACCAGCGAGACCGCGAACGGCGGCCGCCGACTCGTCATCGTCGAGTCGCCTGCCAAGGCGAAGACGATCAAGGGCTATCTCGGCCCTGGCTACGTCGTCGAGGCGAGCGTCGGGCACATTCGCGACCTTCCCAGCGGCGCCGCCGAGGTGCCCGAGAAGTACACCGGTGAGGTCCGCCGCCTCGGTGTGGACGTCGAACACGACTTCCAGCCGATCTATGTGGTCAACGCCGACAAAAAGGCGCAGGTCAGGAAGCTCAAGGACCTGCTGAAGGACTCCGACGAGCTCTTCCTCGCCACCGATGAGGACCGCGAGGGCGAGGCCATCGCCTGGCACCTCCAGGAAGTCCTCAAGCCGAAGATCCCCGTCAAGCGCATGGTGTTCCACGAGATCACCAAGGACGCGATCCGGGCCGCCGTGGCCAACCCGCGCCAGCTCAACCAGAAGCTGGTCGACGCCCAGGAGACCCGCCGCATCCTCGACCGCCTCTACGGCTACGAGGTCTCGCCGGTCCTGTGGAAGAAGGTCATGCCGAAGCTGTCGGCGGGCCGCGTCCAGTCCGTCGCCACCCGCCTCGTCGTCGAGCGGGAACGCGAGCGCATCGCGTTCCGCTCCGCCGAGTACTGGGACCTCACCGGCACCTTCGCCACCGGCCGCGCGGGCGACGCCTCCGACCCGTCGTCGCTGGTCGCCCGCCTCCAGACGGTCGACGGTCGGCGTGTCGCGCAGGGCCGCGACTTCGACTCCCTGGGGCAGCTCAAGAGCGCCAACACCCTCCACCTCGACGAGGCGAACGCCCGCGCGCTCGCCGCCGCCCTGGAGAACACGCGCTTCGCCGTCCGCTCGGTCGAGTCCAAGCCGTACCGCCGCTCGCCGTACGCCCCGTTCCGTACGACGACCCTCCAGCAGGAGGCGAGCCGCAAGCTCGGCTTCGGCGCCAAGGCGACCATGCAGATCGCCCAGAAGCTGTACGAGAACGGCTACATCACCTACATGCGTACGGACTCGACGACCCTGAGCGACACGGCGGTCTCCGCCGCCCGCGCCCAGGTCACGCAGCTGTACGGCGCCGACTACCTGCCGCCCCAGCCGCGCACGTACGCCGGCAAGGTCAAGAACGCCCAGGAGGCGCACGAGGCGATCCGTCCCTCGGGTGATCGTTTCCGCACGCCCGCCGAGACCGGGCTGACCGGCGACCAGTTCAAGCTGTACGAGCTGATCTGGAAGCGGACCGTCGCCTCCCAGATGAAGGACGCGACCGGCAACAGCGTCACCGTGAAGATCGGGGGCGCGGCCTCCGACGGGCGCGACGTCGAGTTCAGCGCGTCCGGCAAGACCATCACGTTCCACGGCTTCCTCAAGGCCTACGTCGAGGGTGCCGACGACCCGAACGCCGAGCTGGACGACCGCGAGCGCCGGCTGCCGCAGGTCGCCCAGGGCGACGCGCTGACGGCCGAGGAGATCACGGTCGACGGCCACGCCACCAAGCCCCCGGCCCGCTACACCGAGGCGTCGCTGGTCAAGGAGCTGGAAGAGCGCGAGATCGGCCGCCCGTCGACGTACGCGTCGATCATCGGCACCATCCTGGACCGCGGCTACGTCTTCAAGAAGGGCACGGCACTCGTCCCGTCCTTCCTCTCCTTCGCCGTGGTCAACCTCCTGGAGAAGCACTTCGGTCGGCTCGTCGACTACGACTTCACCGCCAAGATGGAGGACGACCTCGACGCCATCGCGCGCGGCGAGGCGCAGGCGGTGCCGTGGCTGCGGCGCTTCTACTTCGGCGAGGGCAGCGGGACCGGCGGCGCGGCCGAGGCCGGCAACGGCGACGGCGACCACCTCGGCGGCCTCAAGGAACTGGTCACCGACCTCGGCGCGATCGACGCCCGCGAGGTGTCCTCCTTCCCCGTCGGCAACGACATCGTGCTGCGCGTCGGGCGCTACGGCCCCTACATCGAGCGCGGCGAGAAGGACTCCGAGAACCACCAGCGCGCCGACGTCCCCGAGGACCTGGCACCGGACGAGCTGTCCGTCGAGCTGTCGGAGGAACTGCTCGCCAAGCCGAGCGGCGACTTCGAGCTGGGCGCCGACCCGGCCACCGGCCACACCATCGTCGCCAAGGACGGCCGCTACGGCCCGTACGTCACCGAGGTGCTCCCCGAGGGCACCCCGAAGACCGGCAAGAACGCCGTGAAGCCGCGGACGGCCTCGCTGTTCAAGTCGATGGCGCTGGACACCGTCACGCTGGACGACGCCCTGAAGCTCATGTCGCTGCCGCGCGTCGTCGGTGCCGACGCCGAGGGCGTCGAGATCACCGCGCAGAACGGCCGCTACGGGCCCTACCTGAAGAAGGGCACCGACTCGCGGTCCCTCCAGGCCGAGGAGCAGCTCTTCACGATCACGCTGGAGGAGGCGCTGGCGATCTACGCCCAGCCCAAGCAGCGTGGCCGGGCCGCGGCCAAGCCGCCGCTGAAGGAGCTGGGCACCGACCCGGTCAGCGAGAAGCCGGTCGTGGTCAAGGACGGCCGCTTCGGCGCGTACGTCACCGACGGCGAGACCAACGCGACCCTGCGCTCCGGCGACAGCGTCGAGGAGATCACGCCGGAGCGCGGCTACGAGCTGCTCGCCGAGAAGCGCGCCAAGGGGCCCGCCAAGAAGACGGCGAAGAAGGCCACCAAGAAGACGGCCGCCAAGAAGGCCCCGGCCAAGAAGGCGGCGGCGACCAAGAAGACGGCCGCGGCGAAGACCACGGCCGCCAAGAAGACCACCGCCGCCAAGAGCACCGCGAAGAAGACGGTCACCAAGAAGGCGACCGCCTCGCGGGCGTCGGAGGACTGA
- a CDS encoding ATP-binding protein — protein MATVELRFSALPEHVRTARLVAAAVARRAGVDEAVLDEVRLAVGEACTRAVGLHQHVGITAPVKVSLIEEEKQFSIEVGDEAPHAVPGDRTSGSGADEPEAEEDEMGLAVISGLVDDVEVKAGEDGGLIRMTWPTAPAVLPPV, from the coding sequence ATGGCCACCGTTGAACTCCGCTTCAGCGCGCTGCCCGAGCATGTCCGTACCGCACGTCTGGTGGCGGCCGCCGTGGCACGCAGGGCCGGAGTGGACGAGGCCGTCCTCGACGAGGTCAGGCTCGCCGTCGGTGAGGCATGCACGCGGGCTGTGGGCCTGCATCAGCACGTCGGCATCACGGCGCCGGTCAAGGTGTCGCTGATCGAGGAGGAGAAGCAGTTCTCCATCGAGGTCGGTGACGAGGCGCCGCACGCGGTCCCCGGTGACCGGACCTCGGGTTCCGGGGCCGACGAACCGGAGGCCGAGGAGGACGAGATGGGTCTCGCGGTCATCAGCGGACTCGTCGACGACGTGGAGGTCAAGGCCGGTGAGGACGGCGGACTGATCCGCATGACCTGGCCGACCGCGCCGGCGGTGCTGCCGCCGGTCTGA
- a CDS encoding small secreted protein, translating to MEGTKPVNKKLAVALSGGAVLALALTGCGGSDDNEKLNSWAKDVCDGVQPQAKKIEAANAAIQKETSDNSTPAEVQKTDAKAFQDMSDAYKAMGATVQKAGAPDVEDGEKKQKDAVTELNGLSTSYASLRKQVEDLDTKDQAKFADGLKDIATELNKLSKSGSDALKTLEEGEVGQAMAKQESCKAASVTPSATAG from the coding sequence ATGGAAGGGACCAAACCGGTGAACAAGAAGCTCGCGGTCGCACTGTCCGGCGGTGCGGTACTGGCACTGGCGCTGACGGGATGCGGTGGCAGCGACGACAACGAGAAGCTGAACTCCTGGGCGAAGGACGTCTGCGACGGCGTGCAGCCGCAGGCCAAGAAGATCGAGGCGGCCAACGCGGCGATCCAGAAGGAGACCTCGGACAACAGCACTCCGGCGGAGGTCCAGAAGACCGACGCGAAGGCGTTCCAGGACATGTCCGACGCCTACAAGGCGATGGGCGCCACCGTCCAGAAGGCCGGCGCTCCGGACGTCGAGGACGGCGAGAAGAAGCAGAAGGACGCGGTCACCGAGCTGAACGGCCTCTCCACGTCGTACGCCTCCCTCAGGAAGCAGGTGGAGGACCTCGACACCAAGGACCAGGCGAAGTTCGCCGACGGCCTCAAGGACATCGCCACCGAGCTGAACAAGCTCAGCAAGAGCGGCAGCGACGCGCTGAAGACCCTGGAGGAGGGTGAGGTCGGCCAGGCGATGGCGAAGCAGGAGAGCTGCAAGGCGGCTTCCGTGACACCGTCGGCCACGGCGGGCTGA
- a CDS encoding class I SAM-dependent methyltransferase, with the protein MSNASLSPLPSADRPDVTARLRDALLGASFTADGLLELLGAPAYAALSRSETVPALRATRGDTPLELLVRLFLLQQPVPHARVTDVLPVDACLETGWLVRADDEVAATVDVRPYGGPGGEDWFIVSDLGCAVGGARGIGNHAQGVVLGVGGASTTLAGLTVRTPVSAALDLGTGSGIQALHAAAHATRVTATDVNPRALHITALTLALSGAPAAELREGSLYEPVDEDATYDLIVSNPPFVISPGARLTYRDGGMGGDDLCRRLVQETGERLNPGGFAHFLANWQHVEGEDWTDRLRSWVPRGCDAWIVQREVQDITQYAELWLRDAGDHRGDAGEYQARYDAWLDEFEARKVKAVGFGWITLRRTGAAEPSVVAEEWPHPIEQPLGETVRAHFDRVDYLRAHDDAALLEAHFTLAGEVVQEQVGLPGAEDPEHVVLRQNRGMRRATRVDTVGAGFAGVCDGTMSAGRILDAIAQLVGEDPVALRDRTPAQIRLLVEQGFLEPA; encoded by the coding sequence GTGAGTAACGCCAGCCTGTCCCCCCTGCCCTCCGCCGACCGCCCCGACGTCACCGCCCGGCTGCGGGACGCCCTGCTCGGGGCCTCCTTCACCGCCGACGGACTGCTGGAGCTGCTCGGCGCCCCCGCCTACGCGGCACTGTCGCGCAGCGAGACCGTGCCCGCGCTCCGGGCCACCCGCGGCGACACGCCGCTCGAGCTGCTCGTCCGGCTGTTCCTGCTCCAGCAACCCGTGCCCCACGCGCGCGTGACGGACGTTCTGCCCGTCGACGCCTGCCTGGAGACCGGCTGGCTGGTCCGGGCGGACGACGAGGTGGCGGCCACCGTGGACGTACGGCCCTACGGCGGACCCGGCGGCGAGGACTGGTTCATCGTCTCCGACCTGGGCTGCGCGGTCGGCGGCGCCAGAGGCATCGGCAACCACGCCCAGGGCGTCGTCCTCGGCGTCGGCGGCGCCTCCACGACCCTCGCGGGCCTCACCGTGCGCACGCCCGTCTCCGCCGCCCTCGACCTCGGCACCGGCTCCGGCATCCAGGCACTGCACGCCGCCGCGCACGCCACGCGCGTGACCGCGACCGACGTCAACCCGCGCGCGCTGCACATCACCGCGCTCACGCTCGCCCTGTCCGGGGCCCCGGCCGCCGAGCTGCGCGAGGGCTCGCTGTACGAGCCGGTCGACGAGGACGCGACGTACGACCTGATCGTCTCCAACCCGCCCTTCGTGATCTCGCCCGGCGCCCGCCTCACCTACCGCGACGGCGGCATGGGCGGGGACGATCTGTGCCGCCGGCTCGTTCAGGAGACGGGGGAGCGGCTGAACCCGGGCGGGTTCGCGCACTTCCTCGCCAACTGGCAGCACGTGGAGGGAGAGGACTGGACGGACCGGCTGCGCTCCTGGGTGCCGCGCGGCTGCGACGCCTGGATCGTGCAGCGCGAGGTGCAGGACATCACGCAGTACGCCGAGCTGTGGCTCAGGGACGCGGGCGACCACCGCGGTGACGCGGGCGAGTACCAGGCGCGGTACGACGCGTGGCTGGACGAGTTCGAGGCGCGCAAGGTCAAGGCCGTCGGCTTCGGCTGGATCACGCTGCGCCGGACCGGGGCCGCCGAGCCCTCGGTCGTCGCCGAGGAGTGGCCGCACCCGATCGAGCAGCCGCTCGGCGAGACGGTGCGCGCGCACTTCGACCGCGTCGACTACCTCCGCGCCCACGACGACGCCGCCCTGCTCGAAGCGCACTTCACGCTGGCCGGCGAGGTCGTCCAGGAGCAGGTCGGGCTGCCCGGCGCCGAGGACCCGGAGCACGTCGTCCTGCGCCAGAACCGCGGCATGCGCCGGGCCACCCGGGTCGACACGGTCGGCGCCGGTTTCGCCGGCGTCTGCGACGGCACCATGAGCGCGGGCCGCATCCTGGACGCCATCGCCCAGCTGGTCGGCGAGGACCCGGTGGCGCTGCGCGACCGCACGCCCGCCCAGATCCGGCTGCTGGTGGAGCAGGGCTTCCTCGAACCGGCGTAG
- a CDS encoding sodium-translocating pyrophosphatase, whose amino-acid sequence MAELSNPHQLGDPSTLAAAVLTDGNRVLIAVIALVALAALVLAGILVRQVLAADEGTESMKEIAAAVQEGANAYLARQLRTLGVFAVVVFFLLMLLPADDWNQRAGRSIFFLIGAAFSAATGYIGMWLAVRSNVRVAAAAREATPAPGEPEKDLTLVSHKATKIAFRTGGVVGMFTVGLGLLGACCVVLVYAADAPKVLEGFGLGAALIAMFMRVGGGIFTKAADVGADLVGKVEQGIPEDDPRNAATIADNVGDNVGDCAGMAADLFESYAVTLVAALILGKVAFGDSGLAFPLLVPAIGVVTAMIGIFAVAPRRSDRSGMSAINRGFFISAVISLVLVAVAVFVYLPGKYSELDGVTDAAIAGKSGDPRILALVAVAIGIVLAALIQQLTGYFTETTRRPVRDIGRTSLTGPATVVLAGISLGLESAVYTALLIGLGVYGAFLLGGASIMLALFAVALAGTGLLTTVGVIVAMDTFGPVSDNAQGIAEMSGDVEGAGAQVLTDLDAVGNTTKAITKGIAIATAVLAAAALFGSYRDAITTGAADVGEKLSGEGAPMSLMMDISQPNNLVGLIAGAAVVFLFSGLAINAVSRSAGAVVYEVRRQFRERPGIMDYSEKPEYGKVVDICTRDALRELATPGLLAVLAPIFIGFTLGVGALGAFLAGAIGAGTLMAVFLANSGGAWDNAKKLVEDGHHGGKGSEAHAATVIGDTVGDPFKDTAGPAINPLLKVMNLVALLIAPAVIKFSYGADESIGVRVVIAVLAFLVIAGAVYVSKRRGIAMGDEDNAGHEPKSADPAVVS is encoded by the coding sequence ATGGCGGAGCTTTCCAACCCTCATCAGTTGGGCGACCCCTCGACCCTCGCGGCCGCCGTGCTCACCGACGGAAACCGTGTCCTGATCGCGGTCATCGCCCTCGTCGCACTGGCCGCCCTGGTGCTCGCGGGCATCCTGGTGCGCCAGGTGCTCGCGGCGGACGAGGGCACCGAGAGCATGAAAGAGATCGCGGCGGCCGTCCAGGAAGGCGCGAACGCCTATCTGGCCAGGCAGCTTCGCACGCTCGGCGTATTCGCCGTCGTCGTGTTCTTTCTGCTCATGCTGCTGCCCGCGGACGACTGGAATCAACGAGCCGGGAGATCGATCTTCTTCCTGATCGGCGCGGCGTTCTCGGCGGCCACCGGCTATATCGGCATGTGGCTCGCCGTGCGCAGCAATGTGCGCGTCGCCGCGGCGGCGCGGGAAGCGACCCCGGCCCCGGGCGAACCGGAAAAGGATCTCACTCTCGTCTCGCACAAGGCGACGAAGATCGCTTTTCGCACCGGCGGTGTGGTCGGCATGTTCACGGTGGGGCTCGGCCTGCTGGGCGCCTGCTGCGTGGTGCTCGTGTACGCGGCCGACGCGCCGAAGGTCCTGGAGGGCTTCGGTCTCGGCGCCGCGCTGATCGCGATGTTCATGCGGGTCGGCGGCGGCATCTTCACCAAGGCCGCCGACGTCGGCGCCGACCTGGTCGGCAAGGTCGAACAGGGCATTCCGGAGGACGATCCGCGCAATGCCGCGACCATCGCCGACAACGTGGGCGACAACGTCGGCGACTGCGCGGGCATGGCCGCCGACCTCTTCGAGTCCTACGCCGTCACCCTGGTGGCCGCGCTGATCCTCGGCAAGGTGGCCTTCGGCGACTCCGGGCTGGCGTTCCCGCTGCTGGTGCCGGCGATCGGTGTGGTCACCGCCATGATCGGCATCTTCGCGGTGGCGCCCCGGCGCTCCGACCGCAGTGGCATGAGCGCGATCAACCGGGGCTTCTTCATCTCCGCGGTGATCTCGCTCGTCCTGGTCGCGGTGGCCGTCTTCGTCTATCTGCCCGGGAAGTACTCGGAGCTGGACGGCGTCACCGACGCGGCGATCGCGGGCAAGAGTGGTGACCCGCGGATCCTCGCGCTGGTCGCGGTGGCCATCGGCATCGTGCTCGCCGCCCTGATCCAGCAGCTCACCGGCTACTTCACCGAGACCACCAGGCGCCCCGTCAGGGACATCGGCAGGACCTCGCTCACCGGTCCCGCCACCGTCGTCCTCGCCGGTATCTCCCTCGGTCTCGAATCCGCCGTATACACCGCCCTGTTGATCGGCCTCGGCGTCTACGGGGCGTTCCTGCTGGGCGGCGCCTCGATCATGCTGGCGCTGTTCGCGGTGGCGCTGGCCGGCACCGGTCTGCTCACCACGGTCGGTGTGATCGTCGCCATGGACACCTTCGGCCCGGTCTCCGACAACGCGCAGGGCATCGCCGAGATGTCCGGCGACGTCGAGGGTGCCGGCGCCCAGGTGCTCACCGACCTGGACGCCGTCGGCAACACCACGAAGGCCATCACCAAGGGCATCGCCATCGCCACCGCGGTCCTCGCGGCGGCGGCCCTGTTCGGGTCGTACCGCGACGCCATCACCACGGGCGCGGCGGACGTGGGCGAGAAACTCAGCGGCGAGGGCGCGCCGATGAGCCTGATGATGGACATCTCGCAGCCCAACAACCTCGTCGGGCTCATCGCGGGCGCGGCGGTCGTCTTCCTCTTCTCGGGGCTGGCGATCAACGCGGTGTCGCGGTCGGCGGGCGCGGTGGTCTACGAGGTGCGGCGGCAGTTCCGGGAGCGGCCCGGAATCATGGACTACAGCGAAAAACCGGAGTACGGCAAGGTCGTCGACATCTGCACCAGGGACGCCCTGCGGGAACTCGCCACGCCCGGACTGCTCGCCGTGCTGGCGCCGATCTTCATCGGGTTCACGCTCGGCGTGGGCGCGCTCGGCGCGTTCCTCGCGGGCGCCATCGGCGCGGGCACGCTGATGGCGGTGTTCCTCGCCAACTCCGGCGGCGCCTGGGACAACGCCAAGAAGCTCGTCGAGGACGGCCACCACGGCGGCAAGGGCAGCGAGGCCCACGCCGCCACCGTGATCGGCGACACGGTCGGCGACCCGTTCAAGGACACCGCGGGACCGGCCATCAACCCGCTGCTGAAGGTCATGAACCTGGTGGCGCTGCTCATCGCGCCCGCCGTCATCAAGTTCTCCTACGGCGCCGACGAGAGCATCGGCGTGCGGGTGGTGATCGCGGTCCTCGCGTTCCTTGTCATCGCGGGGGCGGTCTACGTGTCCAAGCGGCGTGGGATCGCGATGGGTGACGAAGACAACGCCGGCCACGAGCCCAAGTCGGCCGATCCGGCCGTGGTTTCGTAG